The Ignatzschineria rhizosphaerae genome contains a region encoding:
- a CDS encoding molybdopterin molybdotransferase MoeA — MKNYDVALKELLAGMTLERAVTTVTLPEAYDRQLAMDCMANYDTPLFDNSAMDGYALNDPSGQLLEFTIVERIMAGDAVDFSLKVGEAARIFTGAKTPKNTTSVVMQENTQVNGEKLTLTEVNAVGLNVRYKAEEIKKGAMLFSKGHVLDPAAIALLASQGIWKIQVYTDLKITVFSTGNELKEPWDSIGESQIYDANRYQLLAWVSKLAKACDGGILKDDYKTVLSALKSEAQEKDLIILSGGASVGEADYIARAVIELGELHMWKLAIKPGKPFGWGKIGNCHIIMLPGNPVSAYATFYLLAYPAIKQLMGLSPKLPQLNAIINFGGDRIQPRREFLRGNYYQDEDGVYHVDSTGLQGSAMLSGLSYANCLIEMKENQMTEKGSVVRIYPLPKEVAKAR, encoded by the coding sequence ATGAAGAATTATGATGTGGCTTTGAAAGAGCTCTTAGCAGGAATGACGTTAGAGAGAGCCGTTACGACTGTGACACTTCCGGAAGCCTATGATCGTCAATTGGCGATGGATTGCATGGCAAATTATGACACGCCACTATTTGATAATAGTGCAATGGATGGTTATGCCCTTAATGATCCATCTGGTCAGTTGCTGGAGTTTACCATTGTTGAGAGAATTATGGCAGGGGATGCTGTTGATTTTTCTTTAAAGGTTGGTGAAGCTGCGCGTATTTTTACAGGGGCAAAGACGCCAAAGAATACTACATCTGTAGTAATGCAAGAAAATACCCAAGTTAATGGAGAGAAATTAACATTAACAGAGGTTAATGCAGTGGGTTTAAATGTCCGTTATAAAGCAGAAGAGATTAAAAAAGGCGCTATGCTTTTTTCTAAAGGGCATGTGTTAGATCCTGCGGCAATTGCGCTCTTAGCTTCACAAGGGATCTGGAAGATTCAGGTTTATACAGATTTGAAAATTACGGTTTTCTCTACCGGCAATGAATTAAAGGAGCCTTGGGATAGTATTGGGGAGAGTCAGATTTATGATGCCAATCGTTATCAATTACTGGCTTGGGTATCTAAGTTAGCAAAGGCGTGCGATGGAGGGATTTTAAAAGATGATTATAAAACCGTCTTATCGGCGCTAAAAAGTGAAGCACAAGAGAAGGATTTAATCATTTTAAGTGGCGGCGCATCTGTTGGTGAGGCAGATTATATTGCAAGGGCCGTCATAGAGCTAGGTGAGCTTCACATGTGGAAGCTTGCGATTAAGCCAGGAAAGCCTTTTGGCTGGGGGAAAATCGGAAATTGTCATATTATTATGTTGCCAGGGAATCCTGTATCTGCTTATGCGACATTTTATCTATTGGCTTATCCGGCGATTAAACAGCTGATGGGCTTATCACCAAAACTGCCACAATTAAATGCCATTATCAATTTTGGAGGTGATCGTATTCAACCTCGCCGAGAGTTTTTACGTGGCAACTATTATCAAGATGAAGATGGTGTTTATCATGTAGATAGCACAGGTTTACAAGGGTCAGCAATGTTAAGTGGATTAAGCTATGCTAATTGCTTGATTGAAATGAAAGAGAATCAAATGACGGAAAAAGGGAGCGTGGTACGAATCTATCCGCTTCCTAAAGAGGTCGCGAAAGCGAGATAA
- the rsmG gene encoding 16S rRNA (guanine(527)-N(7))-methyltransferase RsmG — translation MSIQKEDVRVAIDQLFFEVDDIACDKLTKYLQGMLLWNKAYNLTAITEPKEMLVKHLLDSLVLAPELEKRIPNGHFIDVGTGAGLPGALLSIVMPSARFTLLDSAIKRTRFITQMKLEIGLPNVEIVTSRVQDHQPEKGYDAVLSRAFASGEDMVNWSEHLVHDQGVMAAMKGKFIEEEWESVSQFPNREVIELEVPGLFEERHLIFLSK, via the coding sequence ATGAGTATTCAAAAAGAAGATGTAAGAGTGGCGATTGATCAGCTCTTTTTTGAGGTGGATGATATTGCTTGTGACAAGCTCACTAAATACCTACAGGGGATGCTGCTTTGGAATAAGGCTTATAATTTAACGGCTATTACTGAGCCTAAAGAGATGCTAGTAAAGCATCTTCTTGATTCCTTGGTGTTAGCGCCAGAGCTTGAAAAGAGAATTCCAAATGGTCATTTTATTGATGTGGGCACTGGCGCTGGTTTACCAGGTGCTTTATTATCAATAGTGATGCCAAGCGCACGTTTTACGCTGCTAGATAGTGCGATCAAGCGAACGCGCTTTATTACGCAGATGAAGCTAGAAATCGGTTTGCCCAATGTTGAGATTGTCACTTCTAGAGTGCAAGATCATCAGCCAGAAAAGGGCTATGATGCGGTGTTATCTAGAGCTTTTGCGAGCGGTGAAGATATGGTGAATTGGTCAGAGCATTTAGTACATGATCAAGGTGTCATGGCGGCGATGAAAGGAAAATTCATTGAAGAAGAGTGGGAGAGTGTCTCACAATTTCCTAATCGAGAAGTTATTGAGTTAGAAGTGCCGGGGCTTTTTGAAGAGCGGCATTTGATCTTCTTATCGAAGTAA
- a CDS encoding ParA family protein translates to MATIIAIANQKGGVGKTTTAVNLASSLTESKMRPNVLLIDLDPQGNATTGIGVDKHTLEYGVVDLLLGEASIAEVILDLDKAGLRLIGANGELTGAEVLLAQEPRGIFTLKEALAPIRGNFDYIILDCAPSLNMLTLNSLAAATDIIIPVQCEYYALEGISALMDTISSVKETANPDLNIMGVLRTMYDGRNTLAVQVSENLEAHFGEKMFEAMVPRNVRLAEAPSYGVPITVYDGKSKGAIAYIELAREVIARSKKR, encoded by the coding sequence TTGGCAACGATCATTGCAATTGCAAATCAGAAAGGCGGCGTGGGAAAGACGACGACCGCAGTAAATCTGGCCTCTAGTTTAACTGAGAGCAAAATGCGCCCTAATGTCTTATTAATCGATCTCGATCCGCAAGGAAATGCGACAACGGGAATCGGTGTCGATAAGCATACGCTTGAATATGGCGTTGTAGATCTTCTGCTAGGAGAAGCCTCTATTGCCGAGGTGATTTTAGATCTCGATAAAGCAGGTTTAAGACTTATTGGTGCAAATGGTGAGCTAACAGGGGCTGAGGTTCTTTTAGCGCAAGAGCCAAGAGGGATTTTTACTTTGAAAGAAGCATTAGCGCCTATTAGAGGGAATTTTGATTACATTATTTTAGACTGTGCGCCTTCTTTAAATATGTTAACGCTCAATTCACTTGCTGCTGCCACAGATATTATTATCCCAGTGCAGTGTGAATATTATGCGCTTGAGGGAATATCAGCCTTGATGGATACAATCTCATCGGTTAAAGAGACGGCAAATCCAGATTTAAATATTATGGGAGTATTGCGAACAATGTATGATGGGCGAAATACATTAGCAGTACAGGTTTCTGAAAACTTGGAAGCACATTTTGGTGAAAAGATGTTTGAGGCGATGGTACCTAGAAATGTTCGCCTTGCAGAAGCACCGAGTTATGGTGTTCCAATTACAGTATATGATGGTAAATCTAAAGGTGCGATCGCCTATATAGAACTAGCGCGTGAAGTGATTGCTCGAAGCAAAAAGAGGTAG
- a CDS encoding ParB/RepB/Spo0J family partition protein — MLLSQTGAEIATDSVKADRDGVKEVSIEKLVPGKYQPRRFFDQDALEALATSIKSQGIIQPIVVREVAGGNFEILAGERRWRASQLAALKTVPVIFKEMSDQEALAVALIENIQRENLNPVETAIALKRLIEEFTLTHQEAGEVIGKSRSSITNTLRLLELDDAVQQLLAEQSLDMGHARALLALPKKQQVAVSKKVLDGNLTVRETEHLVKTLLKDSGKGKPVQKVAKKDPDVLNLERDLSEFLGASTEIKAKKAGKGEVIIRYGSLEELDGILLKIKR; from the coding sequence ATGCTACTCAGCCAAACAGGGGCAGAAATTGCGACAGATTCAGTGAAAGCAGATCGTGATGGCGTCAAAGAGGTCTCTATTGAAAAATTAGTGCCGGGGAAATATCAGCCGCGCCGTTTTTTTGATCAAGATGCTCTAGAGGCTTTAGCGACCTCAATTAAGTCTCAAGGCATTATTCAGCCGATTGTTGTGCGTGAAGTTGCAGGTGGCAACTTTGAGATTTTAGCAGGTGAGCGCCGCTGGAGAGCTTCGCAATTAGCAGCGCTGAAAACGGTTCCTGTTATTTTTAAAGAGATGAGCGACCAAGAGGCCTTAGCTGTTGCGTTGATTGAGAATATTCAGCGTGAAAATTTAAATCCTGTTGAAACCGCAATCGCCCTAAAACGTCTGATTGAAGAATTTACGCTAACCCATCAAGAGGCAGGCGAAGTGATTGGTAAATCTCGCTCGTCTATTACCAATACTTTAAGATTATTAGAGCTTGATGATGCTGTTCAGCAGTTACTTGCAGAGCAGAGCCTAGATATGGGACATGCAAGAGCATTGTTAGCGCTTCCTAAAAAGCAGCAGGTGGCTGTTTCCAAGAAAGTGCTCGATGGTAATTTAACGGTTCGTGAAACAGAGCATTTAGTGAAGACGCTATTAAAAGATAGCGGTAAAGGTAAGCCTGTTCAGAAAGTTGCCAAAAAAGATCCGGATGTTTTAAATTTAGAGCGTGATCTTAGTGAATTTTTAGGGGCGAGCACAGAAATAAAAGCAAAAAAAGCAGGAAAGGGTGAAGTCATCATTCGTTATGGCTCGCTTGAAGAATTAGATGGTATTTTATTGAAAATTAAGCGATAG
- a CDS encoding ATP synthase subunit I, which translates to MILRIVIAQLIVLTLLTLVTWALFDGVAAVSLFASGISMLIPSVFLATNMALIRFSKVFFWIGVFFNKFIILALFFVSIKIIGEPNYFAFLVGIVVVSQVPWLYVNFFPKKD; encoded by the coding sequence ATGATTCTAAGGATAGTAATTGCGCAACTCATTGTTTTAACGCTGTTGACGTTAGTAACGTGGGCTCTGTTTGATGGTGTTGCGGCGGTCTCTCTGTTTGCTTCGGGTATCTCAATGTTGATACCGTCTGTTTTTTTAGCAACAAATATGGCTCTTATCCGCTTTAGTAAGGTTTTTTTTTGGATCGGCGTTTTTTTCAATAAATTTATTATTTTAGCGCTCTTTTTTGTGAGTATTAAAATAATTGGAGAACCGAATTATTTCGCGTTCTTAGTGGGGATTGTAGTGGTGTCACAAGTCCCTTGGTTATATGTTAATTTCTTCCCTAAGAAAGATTAA
- the atpB gene encoding F0F1 ATP synthase subunit A, with protein sequence MANEHTNAEYIGHHLVNLNQRGTPQEATEFVNFGLINLDTTFWSILCGIIVILFLFAASRKATSGVPGRFQAFVEILVEFAEKQSRTLVNGPQGFIAPLGLTIFLWVIVMNSLDFLPVDLAPKVIDALGLGGENGLLPYHKILPTADVSATLGMSTAVLALVVFYSIKAKGFGFIKELLSAPFGYWLAPVNLVLNIVEYVSKGFSLGMRLFGNMFAGELIFMLIALLGATGTLWGIGLHVLAGSAWAIFHILIVILQAYIFMTLTLVYLGQAHESH encoded by the coding sequence ATGGCTAACGAACACACAAATGCAGAATATATTGGTCACCACCTTGTTAACCTGAATCAGCGAGGAACACCACAAGAAGCAACGGAATTCGTTAACTTCGGGTTAATTAACCTAGATACGACGTTTTGGTCTATTCTGTGCGGTATCATTGTCATTCTTTTCCTTTTTGCCGCGTCGCGCAAGGCGACTTCTGGCGTTCCAGGACGTTTTCAAGCGTTTGTGGAAATTTTAGTAGAGTTTGCAGAAAAGCAATCTAGAACATTGGTCAATGGTCCTCAAGGATTTATTGCCCCATTAGGATTAACGATTTTCCTTTGGGTGATTGTGATGAACTCGCTCGACTTCTTACCTGTAGATTTAGCACCGAAAGTGATCGATGCATTAGGTCTTGGTGGTGAAAATGGTTTACTTCCATATCATAAAATCTTACCAACAGCTGACGTGAGTGCAACTCTTGGGATGTCAACGGCTGTATTAGCACTAGTAGTTTTCTACTCAATCAAAGCAAAAGGCTTTGGTTTTATCAAAGAATTATTATCAGCGCCATTTGGTTATTGGTTAGCGCCTGTCAACCTTGTGTTAAATATCGTTGAATATGTTTCAAAAGGCTTCTCACTTGGAATGCGACTTTTTGGTAATATGTTTGCAGGTGAGTTAATCTTTATGTTGATCGCTCTTTTAGGCGCAACAGGAACGCTTTGGGGTATTGGATTACACGTTCTTGCAGGATCTGCATGGGCTATCTTCCATATCTTAATCGTTATTTTACAAGCTTATATTTTCATGACATTGACACTTGTTTATCTTGGTCAAGCGCATGAATCTCATTAA
- the atpE gene encoding F0F1 ATP synthase subunit C: MGLVAIACGIIVGLGAIGAAIGISMLGSKYIEASARQPEISDSLLPKVFILVGLVDAAFLIGVGIAIFFGMTVFANVA; this comes from the coding sequence ATGGGTTTAGTTGCAATTGCATGTGGTATCATCGTTGGACTTGGTGCAATCGGTGCTGCAATCGGTATTTCAATGTTAGGTTCTAAGTACATTGAAGCTTCAGCTCGTCAACCAGAAATCTCAGATTCACTTTTACCAAAAGTATTCATCCTTGTTGGTCTTGTTGATGCGGCATTCTTAATCGGTGTTGGTATTGCTATCTTCTTCGGTATGACTGTATTCGCAAACGTTGCATAA
- a CDS encoding F0F1 ATP synthase subunit B yields MNINATLISQFVVFFILVLVVMKFIWPPLIKAIEERRTKIAEGLAAAEESVAAQASAVAEVDELIKTAHLEAANLVGKAQQQADSLIAKSKEDSKEVGQREIDAAHAKIEAELNQVKESLRKQVIALSIQGASKIIEKEVDETTHAKMLDELAKQL; encoded by the coding sequence ATGAATATTAACGCAACCTTGATTAGCCAGTTTGTCGTCTTTTTTATTTTGGTTTTGGTGGTTATGAAGTTTATCTGGCCACCTTTAATCAAAGCGATTGAAGAAAGACGTACGAAAATTGCTGAAGGCTTAGCGGCTGCTGAAGAGAGCGTTGCTGCACAGGCGTCGGCTGTAGCTGAGGTAGATGAGTTAATTAAAACAGCACATCTTGAAGCGGCTAACTTAGTTGGCAAAGCTCAGCAGCAAGCAGATAGCTTAATTGCGAAGTCTAAAGAAGACAGCAAAGAAGTTGGGCAAAGAGAGATTGATGCGGCGCATGCGAAGATTGAGGCAGAACTTAATCAAGTGAAAGAGAGCTTGAGAAAACAAGTTATTGCTTTAAGCATTCAAGGCGCAAGCAAAATCATTGAGAAAGAAGTTGATGAGACAACTCATGCTAAAATGTTAGATGAGTTAGCAAAACAACTATAG
- a CDS encoding F0F1 ATP synthase subunit delta, giving the protein MSELSTVARPYAEAVFMIAKEDSQSADRWTEFLYSLKELMSNKATCEVMRLPELGVEKKNAFLGELSAKVLNRDLTEDENGFLRTISENRRYEILPSVYDEFRMRLLAERNILEVEMQSAYALTDGQQEMFVKALQKRFNKEIELTVTISPSLLGGAILKIDDLVIDGSILGRLDGMIRSMN; this is encoded by the coding sequence ATGTCAGAATTATCAACAGTAGCAAGACCTTACGCGGAAGCCGTGTTCATGATTGCCAAAGAAGATTCTCAAAGCGCAGACCGCTGGACAGAATTTCTCTACTCATTAAAAGAATTAATGAGTAATAAGGCAACTTGTGAAGTAATGCGCTTACCTGAGTTAGGTGTCGAAAAGAAAAATGCATTCTTAGGTGAGTTATCAGCTAAGGTTTTAAATCGTGATCTCACTGAAGACGAGAATGGTTTCTTAAGAACTATTAGTGAAAACAGACGCTATGAAATTTTGCCATCTGTTTATGACGAATTCAGAATGCGTTTATTAGCTGAACGAAACATTCTTGAGGTCGAAATGCAAAGTGCATATGCCTTAACGGATGGGCAACAAGAGATGTTTGTTAAAGCTCTTCAGAAGCGTTTTAATAAAGAGATCGAATTAACAGTAACCATTTCGCCTTCCTTATTAGGTGGTGCTATTTTAAAAATAGATGATTTAGTCATTGATGGTTCGATTTTAGGTCGTTTAGACGGCATGATCCGATCAATGAATTAA
- the atpA gene encoding F0F1 ATP synthase subunit alpha has protein sequence MQLNPSEISDLIKSKIEEFELKPEERTEGTVVSLTDGIARVHGIDSVMQGEMVELPHGVRGLALNLERDSVGVVLLGDYEKITEGDKVRCTGRILEAPIGPELLGRVVDGLGNPIDGKGELGTKLSAPIEQIAPGVIDRQSVDQPMQTGYIAIDSMVPVGRGQRELIIGDRQTGKTAIAIDTIINQKGSGIKCIYVAIGQKNSTIANIVAKLEEHGAMDHTIVVAAGASDSAAMQYLSAYTGCTMGEYFRDRGEDALIIYDDLSKQAVAYRQISLLLRRPPGREAYPGDVFYLHSRLLERAARVNADYVEKFTNGEVKGKTGSLTALPIIETQGGDVSAFVPTNVISITDGQIFLESDLFNSGVRPAMNAGISVSRVGGAAQTKLISKLGGGVRLALAQYRELAAFSQFASDLDEVTRRQLARGQRVMELMKQAQYRPYNIAEMALILYAIEYEYVDDLPIEEIRPFAQGLIVSANATDQELLKDINSKGAYNDDVLAALDKVVSQFKKGGSWKVA, from the coding sequence ATGCAATTAAATCCATCTGAGATCAGTGATCTCATTAAATCCAAGATTGAAGAATTTGAACTCAAACCTGAAGAAAGAACTGAAGGTACAGTTGTTAGTTTAACTGATGGTATTGCTCGCGTTCACGGAATTGATTCTGTGATGCAAGGTGAAATGGTTGAACTTCCACACGGTGTACGCGGTCTTGCATTGAACCTTGAAAGAGATTCAGTAGGGGTAGTTCTTCTTGGTGATTACGAAAAAATCACAGAAGGCGACAAAGTAAGATGTACTGGTCGTATTCTTGAAGCACCAATCGGTCCTGAGTTACTTGGTCGTGTAGTTGACGGTCTTGGTAACCCAATCGATGGTAAAGGTGAGTTAGGAACTAAACTTTCAGCACCTATCGAGCAAATCGCACCTGGCGTTATTGATCGTCAATCAGTTGATCAACCGATGCAAACAGGTTATATCGCAATTGACTCAATGGTTCCAGTAGGACGTGGTCAGCGTGAGCTTATCATCGGTGACCGTCAGACAGGTAAAACTGCAATCGCAATCGATACAATCATTAACCAAAAAGGTAGTGGTATTAAATGTATCTATGTTGCAATTGGTCAAAAGAACTCAACGATTGCAAATATCGTAGCGAAGCTTGAAGAGCATGGCGCAATGGATCATACGATCGTTGTTGCAGCAGGTGCATCTGATTCAGCTGCAATGCAGTATTTATCAGCATACACTGGTTGTACAATGGGTGAGTATTTCCGTGACCGTGGTGAAGATGCGCTTATCATTTATGATGACTTATCTAAACAAGCTGTTGCATATCGTCAGATTTCACTCCTTCTTCGTCGTCCACCAGGTCGTGAAGCTTATCCTGGAGATGTTTTCTATCTTCACTCACGTCTTCTTGAGCGTGCTGCACGTGTTAACGCAGATTACGTTGAGAAATTCACAAATGGTGAAGTAAAAGGTAAAACTGGATCATTAACAGCACTTCCAATTATTGAAACACAAGGTGGGGACGTTTCTGCGTTCGTACCAACTAACGTTATTTCAATTACTGATGGTCAAATCTTCCTTGAATCAGATCTCTTTAACTCTGGTGTACGCCCAGCGATGAACGCAGGTATCTCTGTATCACGTGTTGGTGGTGCGGCACAAACGAAGCTTATTAGTAAGCTTGGTGGTGGTGTTCGTCTTGCACTTGCACAATATCGTGAACTTGCGGCGTTCTCTCAATTTGCTTCAGACCTTGATGAAGTAACTCGTAGACAGCTTGCTCGCGGTCAACGTGTTATGGAGTTAATGAAACAAGCACAATATCGTCCATATAACATTGCTGAGATGGCATTAATTCTCTATGCAATCGAGTATGAATATGTTGACGATCTACCAATTGAAGAAATTCGTCCATTCGCGCAAGGTTTAATTGTTTCAGCAAATGCGACAGACCAAGAGCTCTTAAAAGACATCAACAGCAAAGGTGCTTATAACGACGACGTTTTAGCAGCCCTTGATAAAGTTGTAAGTCAATTTAAGAAAGGTGGAAGCTGGAAAGTAGCGTAA
- the atpG gene encoding F0F1 ATP synthase subunit gamma yields MAVGKEIRSKIKSISNTQKITSAMEMVAASKMRATQLRRNKSLPYAKQIIKLASHLGEATPEEFKHQYLTPRDVKRVGIIVVSSDRGLAGGLNNNLFKLVANQMKEWKKSGIDVEIATVGNKANAFFSRFGGNLVATVNNLGDAPSSKDLIGITTAMLDLFQEGKIDELHVFANEFVNTMTQKPRSVQVLPVIPGVLQDQLDFESLTDESSLAWDYVYDSAPVDLMNIVLDRYIEYAIYQAVVENVACEMAARMIAMKAASDNAGDLIDELQLVYNKARQAAITQEITEIVSGAAAIN; encoded by the coding sequence ATGGCTGTTGGAAAAGAAATACGTAGTAAGATTAAAAGTATTAGTAATACTCAGAAGATTACTAGTGCGATGGAGATGGTTGCAGCGAGTAAGATGCGTGCTACGCAGCTTCGCCGCAATAAATCTTTACCGTATGCGAAGCAGATTATTAAACTTGCCTCGCATTTAGGTGAAGCAACACCTGAAGAATTCAAACATCAATATTTAACTCCACGTGATGTAAAACGTGTAGGAATTATCGTAGTCAGCTCGGATCGTGGTTTAGCAGGTGGTTTAAATAACAACTTATTTAAGCTTGTTGCCAACCAAATGAAAGAGTGGAAAAAAAGCGGTATTGATGTTGAGATCGCTACGGTTGGAAATAAAGCAAATGCTTTCTTCTCCCGTTTTGGTGGAAATCTCGTAGCTACTGTGAATAACTTAGGTGATGCGCCTTCGTCAAAAGATCTGATCGGTATTACAACTGCAATGCTAGATCTTTTCCAAGAAGGTAAAATTGATGAGCTCCATGTTTTTGCTAACGAGTTTGTGAACACAATGACGCAAAAGCCACGTTCAGTCCAAGTACTCCCAGTCATTCCAGGAGTACTACAGGATCAGTTAGACTTTGAAAGCCTAACCGATGAATCAAGCTTAGCATGGGATTATGTCTATGATTCTGCGCCTGTAGATTTGATGAACATTGTTTTAGATCGTTATATTGAATATGCAATTTATCAAGCAGTTGTTGAAAACGTTGCCTGTGAAATGGCAGCACGTATGATTGCGATGAAGGCTGCAAGTGATAATGCTGGTGACCTTATTGATGAATTACAACTGGTCTATAACAAAGCTCGTCAGGCAGCAATTACTCAGGAAATTACTGAGATTGTTAGTGGTGCGGCAGCAATCAATTAA
- the atpD gene encoding F0F1 ATP synthase subunit beta, whose protein sequence is MSGKIVQVIGAVVDVEFPRDAVPSIYNALNVVGSKDDLVLEVQQQLGDGIVRTIAMGSSDGLQRGIEVTDTKKPISVPVGTGTLGRIMDVLGRPVDYAGPVEATENWAIHRKAPSYEDQAGSTEVLETGIKVIDLLCPFAKGGKVGLFGGAGVGKTVNMMELINNIAKAHEGLSVFAGVGERTREGNDFYYEMKDSNVLDKVAMVYGQMNEPPGNRLRVALSGLTMAEYFRDEGRDVLLFIDNIYRYTLAGTEVSALLGRMPSAVGYQPTLAEEMGVLQERITSTKKGSITSVQAVYVPADDLTDPSPATTFAHLDATIVLSRDIASLGIYPAVDPLDSTSRQLDPLVIGQEHYDVARGVQMILQRYQELKDIIAILGMDELSEDDKLTVSRARKIQRFLSQPFHVAEVFTGAPGKYVSLQDTITSFKAILAGEGDHIPEQMFYMTGNFNEVLDRYAKEKKK, encoded by the coding sequence ATGTCAGGAAAAATTGTACAGGTAATTGGTGCAGTTGTTGACGTGGAATTCCCACGCGACGCCGTTCCAAGTATATATAATGCACTTAATGTTGTCGGGTCAAAAGATGACCTCGTACTTGAAGTACAACAACAATTAGGTGATGGAATCGTTAGAACGATCGCAATGGGTAGCTCTGATGGGTTACAACGTGGCATCGAAGTAACAGATACTAAAAAACCAATTTCAGTTCCAGTAGGAACAGGTACACTGGGTCGTATCATGGACGTTTTAGGCCGTCCTGTTGACTATGCGGGTCCTGTTGAAGCTACAGAAAACTGGGCGATTCATAGAAAAGCGCCAAGCTACGAAGATCAAGCGGGTTCAACAGAAGTTCTCGAGACAGGTATCAAAGTTATCGACTTACTCTGCCCATTTGCAAAAGGTGGTAAAGTTGGTCTTTTCGGTGGTGCGGGTGTTGGTAAAACAGTAAACATGATGGAACTTATCAATAACATTGCAAAAGCACATGAGGGTCTTTCAGTGTTTGCAGGTGTTGGTGAGCGTACTCGTGAAGGTAACGACTTCTATTACGAGATGAAAGATTCTAACGTATTAGATAAAGTTGCGATGGTGTATGGCCAGATGAATGAGCCGCCTGGGAACCGTTTACGTGTAGCACTTTCAGGCCTTACAATGGCGGAATACTTCCGTGATGAAGGTCGTGACGTTCTTCTCTTCATTGATAACATCTACCGTTATACACTTGCAGGTACTGAGGTTTCAGCGCTTTTAGGTCGTATGCCATCAGCAGTTGGATATCAGCCAACACTTGCTGAAGAGATGGGTGTTCTTCAAGAGCGTATTACTTCAACGAAGAAAGGTTCTATCACATCAGTACAAGCGGTTTATGTTCCTGCGGATGACTTAACTGACCCATCACCAGCAACAACGTTTGCTCACTTAGACGCGACAATCGTTCTTTCACGTGACATTGCATCTCTTGGTATTTACCCTGCGGTAGACCCACTAGATTCAACTTCACGTCAGTTAGACCCATTAGTTATCGGTCAAGAACATTATGATGTTGCTCGTGGGGTACAGATGATTCTTCAACGTTATCAAGAACTCAAAGATATTATCGCGATTCTTGGTATGGATGAGCTTTCAGAAGACGATAAACTTACAGTATCACGTGCTCGTAAGATTCAACGTTTCTTATCTCAACCGTTCCACGTTGCAGAAGTATTTACAGGTGCACCTGGTAAATACGTTTCACTTCAAGATACGATTACAAGCTTTAAAGCGATTCTTGCAGGTGAAGGTGACCATATTCCTGAGCAAATGTTCTATATGACAGGAAACTTTAACGAAGTTCTTGATCGTTACGCGAAAGAGAAGAAAAAGTAA
- a CDS encoding F0F1 ATP synthase subunit epsilon — protein sequence MKTINVTIVSAEKELYSGVASFFAATAVTGEIGVYPGHVPTLAQLKPGQVRLTLENGTEEVFWISGGILEIQPKSVIVLADCAERAKDLDAAAVAKAKAEAKATIESGKPELDVEKALIELTLAKSQLDAVNRLKNL from the coding sequence ATGAAAACTATCAATGTCACTATTGTAAGTGCTGAAAAAGAGCTCTACTCAGGAGTTGCTTCATTTTTTGCAGCTACAGCAGTTACGGGTGAGATAGGCGTATACCCTGGTCACGTTCCGACTTTAGCGCAGCTTAAGCCAGGACAAGTACGTTTAACTTTAGAAAACGGTACTGAGGAAGTGTTTTGGATTTCAGGCGGTATACTTGAAATCCAACCAAAATCAGTAATTGTTCTTGCTGATTGCGCAGAGCGTGCAAAAGATCTTGATGCGGCAGCCGTTGCAAAGGCAAAAGCTGAAGCAAAAGCTACGATTGAGTCAGGTAAGCCTGAGCTTGATGTTGAGAAAGCGTTAATTGAGTTAACGTTAGCGAAATCTCAATTAGATGCAGTAAATAGATTAAAAAATCTTTAA